The DNA sequence TCAACGTGGACGGCACCTTCTACGTGCTCGACAACACCTGCCTCCACCGGGGAGGGCCGCTGGGAGAGGGTGAGCTTGAGGGCAAGGTGATCACCTGTCCCTGGCACGGCTGGCGCTACGACGTGACGACCGGCGCCAACGTCAACAACCCGGCCGTGAAGGTCGCCTGCTTTCCCGTGAAGGTCGAGGGGACGTCGGTCTTCGTTGAGGTCTGAGTCCGGCCTCGACCCGTGAGACCTCTTTCGGCTCGCTGACACCGTATGCCGATTTCCGACACGCTCGGCCGACCGCTCCGCAACCTGCGCATCTCCGTCACCGACCGGTGCAACCTGCGCTG is a window from the Candidatus Rokuibacteriota bacterium genome containing:
- a CDS encoding Rieske 2Fe-2S domain-containing protein, which gives rise to MGTLAKVCEKDEVAPGECRVVEVQGKTVALFNVDGTFYVLDNTCLHRGGPLGEGELEGKVITCPWHGWRYDVTTGANVNNPAVKVACFPVKVEGTSVFVEV